The genomic window GCTTCGATATGATAGGCAATACAGGCACCATTTACCTAGATGGCGAACCACAAGGCAGCTTTACCGATGCCGATGGCCTTTACCCATTAACAGGTAAAATTGGCTTTATGACTTACAACCGCTCATTCGAAATTGATTGGGTGCGAGTAGGCGACCCAGCTATTAAGCCTGTACAACTTTCACTGGATTACGCCAGCCCGCTATGGGAAGCAGCGGCAGACCAAGACCCGCTAAACGTAACAGTTACTGCCATACAAAGCGATGGCGTAACAGCAGATACCTTTACCGCAGTTAGCAGCGATACCAATGTAGTAACCACAAGTATTGCAAATAACGTAGTAACCATTACCCCTGTAGCTCAAGGTAGTGCCACCGTGACCTTTACCGCTGGTTCAGATGCTAATCGCGTTAAAACAATTGATGTAGAAATTGCACGCGCGTTTGTTATGTCTACTACCGACTACGGCGATATAGCTTCTAAGGTAACACCAACTGTTGGTATGACTGACGCCAACCCAGACGCACATTTAAGCATTACATTCGATAGCGCACCTACCCTAAGCGGTGTTGGCTCTATACGTATATACAATGCAGCAGACGATAGCGAAGTAGATGTTATTCGCCTTACCGACGAAAGTGATGCATTGGGTTACGCCGGCCAAGCCAACAAGCGTGAATTAAATACCACACCGGTTTACTTGGATGGCAACACCCTACACGTTAGCCCACACAGTAACGCACTTGCCTACGGCCAAGACTACTACGTTGCCATTGGCGATAACGTACTTACCGGCGCAACACTAAACACCATTGCGTTTGATGGTTTAGGTAAAAACGCGGGTTGGACTTTCTCTACCAAAGCCTCTGCCCCTACCGGCAACACCGTAACTGTAGACGACGATGCAAGTGCAGATTTCAGCACAGTACAAGGTGCGTTGAACTATGCTATGGCAAATACCACGGACGATTCAATCACCATTAACATTGCTAACGGCAACTACTACGAGCCGCTATATCTAGCAGAGCGCAACAACGTAACGCTAAAAGGTGAAAGCCGCGACGGCGTTGTTATTCATTACAACAACCACGAAGCCATGAACGGTGGCAGCACTGGCCGCGCAAACTTCTATGTTGCCAACTCAGACATGCTAACCCTAGAAACGCTAACCCTTAAAAACGGTCATCAGCGCACTGGTGGTGGCGACCAAGCAGAAACTATCTACTTCAATAGCAGCAGCAATACCGATCGCTTAATTGCCAAAGGCGCTGCTTTTATTAGTGAACAAGATACGCTGTTACTTAAAGGCTACAACTGGTTCTACAACTCGCTTGTGGTAGGTAACGTAGACTTTATTTGGGGCTACAGCGCAGTAACCTTGTTTGAAGAAACAGAAATTCGATCTATTGCCGACTCTAAACCAGGTGCGGGCGACTCGGGTGGCTATATTCTGCAAGCGCGTACGCCACTAGAAACAGACCTTGGCTTTGTTTTCTTAAATAGCGAATTAACAAAAGCTACCGGCGTAAACGGTAACGAAATTGGCGATGGCAAAACCTACCTTGCGCGCAGCGGCGGCAGCACGGGTTACTTCGATAATATTTCGTTTATTAACACCAAAATGGGTAGCCATATTGCCGACATAGGCTTCGCCTACGCCGACATTAACGGTCAACCTGCCCCTAACCCAGCGGTAGCTACTGCTGACGCAGGCTGGCGTGAATTTGGCAGCATGGATTCTGCAGGCACGGCTCTAGATGTATCTGCACGCTGCGGTGATAGCGGCAGCTGTATCCAACTTACGCAAGCACAAGTAGATGCGCAGTACTGTAACCGCGCGCAAATTTTTGCTAGCTGGAACGATTGGACAGGCTGGGACCCGTTGCCAGAAGATACCTCTGACGATGCCTGTGCTGACCCCGTTATACCTGGTGCAGTAACGTGGACTGGCATTGCAATGAGCCTTGGGGGTTCTACAACATCTGTTTCCGGCAACATTACCGAGCAAACAGACAGCAATATTACATTCACTGCAGACGGCGGTAAGTTTGAATCGAGCAAACTTTCAACTTACTTCGCTTATCAAGAATTGACTGGCGACTTTGTAATTAGCGCCAAAGCTAAAACCATTGGCTTACTGCGCGAAAACGGCAGCTACCAGTTCCCTACAGGCATATTGATGTGTGTTTGCGATGCGGCAGCGGCAACAACTGGCTTAATGGGCCACGCCAGCCTCAATGACATTACAGTTGATACTACTGTGAATTTAGTTGCCACCTACGGCCACATTCAAACCACAGCTGGTAGCTGGAATAAAACTGGAACGACTGACGTAACCGCTGGCGACAACCTGTATATACAGCTAGAGCGCGCAGGTAATAGTTATACCGCACGCTACTCGACTGATGGCGGTGCCACCTATAGCAACATTGGTGGCAGCTCATTTACAGACACCCTTCCAGACACACTTAAAGTGGGTTTCTTCGCTACGCCTAACAACACCGGTGAGCAAACTTTCGTTTACGAAGATATACAAATCACTCAGTAATACAACGCGGTTGAAGCCGCCAAATAAAAATTTCAGCCTACAAATACCGAGAGCCTAGGCTCTCGGTTTTTACTTAAAGGCCAAGAAAGTTAACAACGCAACCTTATTTGCATTACTTAGGTATACACATGAAAATTTTTAAATTGTTATTAATGTTTGTACTCGCCCACAACTTAGTTGCTTGTGGTGGCAGTAACGACGGTGGTGAAATTGAATTAAACTTTGGCGAAGAAAACACACCAGAGCCAGAAACCGAACCAGAAGCTGAGCCTGAAGGAGAACCAGAGGGCGAGCCGGAGGGAGAACCTGAAGGAGAGCCTGAAGGGGAACCAGAGGGCGAAACAGCCGACGCAACCGCAGATGCTGGCTTCGCCGGCCACAATTTTAATCTTACCGGTGGCGAAGGCGGCACAGCCTATACCGTTAATAACGGCAAAGATTTGCAAACAGTTTTAGACAACGCCAAATCGAGTAATTCACCGGTCATTATTTACGTAGACGGCACCATAAATTCGTTTAACTCTGCCAACGGCAACCAGCCTATTCAAATTAAAGATATGGATAACGTATCTATAATTGGTTACGGCGCCGAAGCAACATTTGACGGTGTTGGTATAGCAATACGCCGCGCCAACAACATTATTATTCGCAACCTTACTTTTAAAAGCGTCCTTACCGAAGGTAAAGATGCAATTAGTATAGAAGGTGATGACGACGGCAGCACCACGTCAAACATTTGGGTTGATCACAACGAATTCTACAGCGCCCCAACGGCAGACAAAGATTTTTACGACGGTTTAATCGATAGTAAAAGCGGCGCGAGCAACATTACTATTTCTTACAACTACCTGCACGACCATTGGAAAGCATCGTTACACGGCCATACCGAAAATGACGAAGGTGCACACAACACCGACCGCAAAATTACTTTCCACCACAACCGTTTTGAGAATATTGAATCGCGTTTACCGCTGTTCCGTCGCGGTGTAGGCCATTTGTACAATAACTACTACAAAGACGTAGGCTCAACGGCTATCAACTCACGTATTGGTGCCGAGTTATTAATTGAGAATAACGTTTTTGAAGATTCACAAAACCCGATTGTCTCTTTTTACTCTGACGTAATTGGGTACTGGAACACCTCAGGCAACCTCTTCACCAATGTAACTTGGACAACCCCAGGTACTGGCGAAGTATCTGCAGGCGCAACACAAACGCCAACCTCAGATTACGTAGTGCCATACAGCTACACGCTTATGCCGGCAGCCGATGTAAAAGCCCACGTCATTGCGAGTGCAGGCGTTGGCAAAATAGACCAGACAGGGCTTACCATTCCAGACCCCGTTACCCCTGAAGGCGACCTAGGTGAACCAGAAGCCCCAGTGCAAGGTGATGTAAGCCTACCTTACACTGAAAATTTTGCCGCCACTGACGCCGCCAATTTCTTTAGCGCCGCGTACCGCGATATTACTGGCTCTGCTGGCACCAGCACACCCATGTACCACCGCGTAACCGGCACGGTGGAAATTAACGCACAGCAATTGGATATGACTGGCGCACGCGTATCAATTGGCAACACAACGCCAAGTGTAAGCACAACCGGTGCAGACACCACTACAACGGGCGTATTAGATTTAAGCGCGCCCTACACCGTAAGCTTTAAAGTGGTAAGCGTAGGCGGCACCCTAACTAAGAAATTTCAAATATATGTAGACAACAATACCTCTGCCAGCGGCGACTCTATTCACGGCGGCTCATCGCGCTTTTACAGTGAAACTTTAGACTCGCTAGTTGCAGGCCAAACCTACACAGTAACCGGCTTTACCGCCACCAACAGCTCTTTCATAACATTACGTACCGAAAGTAGCGGCCAAATTGTATTAGATGACCTAAGTATTCAAGCCGCAGAATAAACCCTGCCATTTTAAAAAGCCCCGCTTTGGTGACCTGAGGCGGGGCTTTTTTACGCCCACATAAAAAATTTGCGCCAAAGCGCAATCATTCACACACTTTTCCTATTTTTTGGTGTATCTTTCGGCGGGCATATAAATAGGTGTTTAGCTACGCATATTTATTTCTCTATTGCTTTAAATAAAAAAGGAAGATGTAATGACTAGCCAACAATGGAAATGGGCAAAAGCCTCATCACTTACCCTCGCAATTGCTACCCTTACTGCCTGTGGCGGTGGGGATAATAAAACCAATGACAATACAGGTGGCAATGTCGGTGGCGATACCGGCGGTACCAAAGTGTCCCTTGAGCAATTCAATTTCCTAAAACAAACGGGCACCTGGCGATCCAAAATGGATATTGATGCCACAATAGAAAACGACGTAGAGTTTGGAGGGCAAACAGCCCATTACTTGACCGATCTTGTAATTGCGGGCAATAGTGTTACTTCCGTGCGTTATGTGAATGATTCTGAAGTGGTTATAGCTAACTGCGATGGGTTCCCCGAAGAAACGCTCACCACCTCTGATTTTAGCGATAATTTTGCATTTGAAGAT from Saccharophagus degradans 2-40 includes these protein-coding regions:
- a CDS encoding pectate lyase family protein, yielding MKIFKLLLMFVLAHNLVACGGSNDGGEIELNFGEENTPEPETEPEAEPEGEPEGEPEGEPEGEPEGEPEGETADATADAGFAGHNFNLTGGEGGTAYTVNNGKDLQTVLDNAKSSNSPVIIYVDGTINSFNSANGNQPIQIKDMDNVSIIGYGAEATFDGVGIAIRRANNIIIRNLTFKSVLTEGKDAISIEGDDDGSTTSNIWVDHNEFYSAPTADKDFYDGLIDSKSGASNITISYNYLHDHWKASLHGHTENDEGAHNTDRKITFHHNRFENIESRLPLFRRGVGHLYNNYYKDVGSTAINSRIGAELLIENNVFEDSQNPIVSFYSDVIGYWNTSGNLFTNVTWTTPGTGEVSAGATQTPTSDYVVPYSYTLMPAADVKAHVIASAGVGKIDQTGLTIPDPVTPEGDLGEPEAPVQGDVSLPYTENFAATDAANFFSAAYRDITGSAGTSTPMYHRVTGTVEINAQQLDMTGARVSIGNTTPSVSTTGADTTTTGVLDLSAPYTVSFKVVSVGGTLTKKFQIYVDNNTSASGDSIHGGSSRFYSETLDSLVAGQTYTVTGFTATNSSFITLRTESSGQIVLDDLSIQAAE
- a CDS encoding pectinesterase family protein, whose translation is MTKRTLSALLALCATLTACGGGDITSGGDAIPAVNQPAPVQEPEPEPEPQPEPEPEPEPEPEPEGAWTCPETGFYFCDDFEDGTFDDKWDDLIATYDLPSPGVFDILDEASGKSLRFTAGTRGGDLADGELIVVKDTAFENVTNADYSLEYRIRPRNNGNTGNKYLHAMSRYEGPKEYYFGGLSMQGSTASTQVEAGFVLPENTTSISNRLVQAKYPLELGTTGMSDGYWYEVRFDMIGNTGTIYLDGEPQGSFTDADGLYPLTGKIGFMTYNRSFEIDWVRVGDPAIKPVQLSLDYASPLWEAAADQDPLNVTVTAIQSDGVTADTFTAVSSDTNVVTTSIANNVVTITPVAQGSATVTFTAGSDANRVKTIDVEIARAFVMSTTDYGDIASKVTPTVGMTDANPDAHLSITFDSAPTLSGVGSIRIYNAADDSEVDVIRLTDESDALGYAGQANKRELNTTPVYLDGNTLHVSPHSNALAYGQDYYVAIGDNVLTGATLNTIAFDGLGKNAGWTFSTKASAPTGNTVTVDDDASADFSTVQGALNYAMANTTDDSITINIANGNYYEPLYLAERNNVTLKGESRDGVVIHYNNHEAMNGGSTGRANFYVANSDMLTLETLTLKNGHQRTGGGDQAETIYFNSSSNTDRLIAKGAAFISEQDTLLLKGYNWFYNSLVVGNVDFIWGYSAVTLFEETEIRSIADSKPGAGDSGGYILQARTPLETDLGFVFLNSELTKATGVNGNEIGDGKTYLARSGGSTGYFDNISFINTKMGSHIADIGFAYADINGQPAPNPAVATADAGWREFGSMDSAGTALDVSARCGDSGSCIQLTQAQVDAQYCNRAQIFASWNDWTGWDPLPEDTSDDACADPVIPGAVTWTGIAMSLGGSTTSVSGNITEQTDSNITFTADGGKFESSKLSTYFAYQELTGDFVISAKAKTIGLLRENGSYQFPTGILMCVCDAAAATTGLMGHASLNDITVDTTVNLVATYGHIQTTAGSWNKTGTTDVTAGDNLYIQLERAGNSYTARYSTDGGATYSNIGGSSFTDTLPDTLKVGFFATPNNTGEQTFVYEDIQITQ